From the genome of Spinacia oleracea cultivar Varoflay chromosome 2, BTI_SOV_V1, whole genome shotgun sequence, one region includes:
- the LOC110803931 gene encoding nitrate regulatory gene2 protein, whose product MGCTASKLDNEDTVRRCKERRRLIKDAVFSRHHLAAAHADYCRSLRVTGDALSDFAAGEPLLVVSPSTPSVLVNHSQSNNTRIPSNFIPKSPSSFSSSSTATHLPNPPPPIKTIPFSHAPPPPPPEFSPTVASSKLPHILSSSSVKSGNVSEKGRVRKGPKLPHILSDSSVSSSTPKSFAGKFDFSAETTYVGVPNCNYASTPSQTSSVWNWDNFYPPPSPPDSEFFQPGSAKSETVFSHHNHPGSTKSETVFNHQNHPGSTKSETVFSHHNHRRDYNQGQTRHLGDEDEREERERESEREEVHCSDWGDHYSTTSSDSDDVDEEEDDGDDERETRSEISELRTRSHFGSSSVRSEPVGMPPPLKKVEERSEDGASSSRSWKNNGREVCGSEEMRIVVRHKDLQEIVASLKEYFEKAAASGDQVSEMLESGRAQLDRSFRQIKKTVYHSSGVLSTLSSSWTSKPPLAVKYRLDTSALEATGGSKSLCSTLERLLAWEKKLYEEVKAREGVKIEHEKKLATLQSQEYKGDEVKLDKTKTSIKRLQSLIIVTSQAVNTTSSAIVGLRDSDLIPQLVELCHGMMYMWRSMNQFHEVQNQIVQQVRGLINRLAKGESTSELHRQATRDLESAVSAWHSSFCRLIKFQREFIRNLYGWFKLTLLPVDQESSNMMPEHSDAYPFFDEWKNALDRLPDTVTSEAMKSFVNVVHVISAKQTEEFKIQKRTETISKELEKKSSAVRTLEKKYYNSYSMVGLGFPDTGPDNGQALDARDPLSEKKSELQACQRRVEDEMMKHAKAVEVTRAMTLNNIQTGLPGVFQSLTSFSLLFVEGLEAVCTRSYAIK is encoded by the exons ATGGGGTGCACAGCTTCTAAACTAGACAACGAAGACACTGTCCGCCGCTGCAAAGAACGCCGTCGACTCATTAAAGACGCCGTCTTCTCCCGCCACCACCTTGCCGCCGCACACGCAGACTACTGCCGCTCCCTCCGCGTCACCGGCGATGCTCTTTCTGACTTCGCCGCTGGTGAACCTCTCCTCGTCGTATCCCCCTCGACCCCTTCCGTCCTCGTTAACCATTCCCAAAGTAATAATACTCGCATACCTTCCAATTTCATCCCCAAATCCCCGTcgtctttctcctcttcttccacCGCCACCCATCTCCCTAACCCCCCTCCGCCAATCAAAACTATCCCCTTCAGCCATGCTCCGCCACCACCGCCTCCGGAGTTTTCTCCGACAGTCGCAAGCTCGAAGCTCCCCCATATACTCTCTTCTTCCAGTGTCAAATCCGGTAATGTTAGCGAAAAAGGGAGGGTAAGAAAGGGTCCGAAATTGCCGCATATTTTATCGGATTCGAGCGTTTCGTCTTCGACGCCGAAGTCTTTCGCCGGGAAATTTGACTTTTCAGCTGAAACGACGTATGTCGGTGTGCCGAATTGCAATTACGCATCTACCCCTTCTCAGACATCCTCCGTTTGGAATTGGGATAATTTCTACCCACCGCCTTCGCCGCCTGATTCCGAATTCTTCCAACCTGGCTCTGCCAAAAGCGAAACTGTGTTCAGCCACCACAACCACCCTGGTTCCACCAAAAGTGAAACCGTGTTCAACCACCAAAACCACCCTGGGTCCACCAAAAGCGAAACCGTGTTCAGCCACCACAACCACCGCCGCGATTACAACCAAGGGCAGACTCGTCATTTGGGCGATGAGGAtgaaagggaggagagagaaagagagagtgaGAGGGAGGAGGTTCACTGTAGTGACTGGGGTGATCATTACAGCACAACATCCTCGGATTCAGACGATGTTGATGAAGAGGAGGATGATGGGGATGATGAGAGGGAAACGAGATCGGAGATTTCCGAGCTGCGAACACGGTCACATTTCGGGTCTTCCTCGGTCCGGAGCGAGCCCGTTGGGATGCCTCCGCCGTTGAAGAAGGTGGAGGAGCGGTCCGAGGATGGTGCTTCGTCTTCGAGGAGCTGGAAGAATAATGGGAGAGAAGTTTGTGGGAGTGAAGAGATGAGGATTGTGGTTAGGCATAAAGATCTTCAGGAGATTGTTGCTTCACTTAAGGAGTATTTTGAAAAAGCTGCTGCTTCTGGGGATCAGGTTTCTGAGATGTTAGAGTCTGGTAGAGCTCAGCTTGATCGCAGTTTTCGACAAATAAAGA AAACTGTTTATCATTCAAGTggggtgttgagtaccttgagctCAAGCTGGACTTCGAAGCCTCCACTAGCTGTGAAGTATCGGCTTGATACCAGTGCGTTGGAAGCAACCGGAGGTTCTAAGAGTCTTTGCTCAACATTGGAACGCCTTCTGGCGTGGGAAAAGAAGCTTTACGAAGAAGTTAAG GCTAGAGAAGGTGTGAAGATTGAGCATGAGAAGAAATTGGCAACACTTCAGAGTcaggaatacaaaggcgatgAAGTTAAGTTAGACAAAACAAAGACTTCAATTAAGAGATTGCAGTCTCTAATTATAGTGACTTCACAAGCTGTCAATACGACATCATCTGCCATTGTTGGTCTCAGGGACAGTGATCTTATCCCACAACTGGTTGAACTCTGTCACGG GATGATGTACATGTGGAGATCAATGAATCAGTTCCATGAAGTTCAGAACCAAATTGTACAGCAAGTACGTGGTCTCATAAACCGTTTAGCAAAAGGGGAATCAACCTCTGAACTTCATCGGCAAGCAACTCGAGACTTAGAATCAGCTGTCTCTGCCTGGCACTCAAGTTTCTGCCGCCTTATTAAATTCCAACGGGAGTTCATCCGTAATCTTTATGGTTGGTTCAAGCTAACCCTCCTTCCTGTTGACCAagaatcatcaaacatgatGCCGGAGCACTCGGATGCATATCCTTTTTTCGACGAATGGAAGAATGCCCTTGACCGTCTTCCTGATACCGTTACTTCAGAAGCCATGAAAAGCTTTGTTAATGTTGTGCATGTTATATCAGCCAAGCAAACTGAGGAATTTAAGATCCAAAAAAGAACAGAGACAATATCAAAAGAACTCGAGAAGAAATCCTCGGCTGTCAGAACCCTTGAGAAGAAGTACTACAACTCTTATTCTATGGTAGGCCTCGGTTTTCCGGATACAGGACCCGACAACGGGCAGGCACTTGACGCGCGTGATCCACTTTCCGAGAAAAAATCGGAGCTCCAAGCTTGCCAAAGGCGAGTAGAAGACGAGATGATGAAACATGCTAAAGCAGTGGAAGTGACTAGAGCAATGACATTGAACAATATACAGACAGGGTTGCCGGGAGTGTTTCAGTCATTAACGAGTTTCTCCTTGTTATTCGTGGAGGGACTTGAAGCAGTGTGTACCCGTTCTTACGCCATAAAATAG
- the LOC110803920 gene encoding serine/threonine-protein kinase D6PKL1, translating to MEKIPEMKSLPVYLSSASLIVGNKVISAREQLSRSKGRDAQDLDFPVPTRPWKGNISLQEQDDLMLDVITSNHSADSVDDGVGSTSFSGASHPPEPVDTDLMRPVYVPISHNKSDAGSLVKSMSAKGPFIDDLLIQVPPRKPSSVVLSPAESLVEEPNEQNAISSPFLVPRASQNTEASLPPDTDEKECVWDASLPPSPFSSIDSTSVARSMSIANSCASTYRSDGITSDGMLSFERNCESAKYSIRGGDSLESAKTSMSRASDSSGLSDDSNWSNLTGSANKPHKGNDPRWKAILAIRARDGMLGMSHFRLLKRLGCGDIGSVYLSELSGTRCYFAMKVMDKASLAARKKLTRAQTEREILQLLDHPFLPTLYTHFETDRFSCLVMEYCPGGDLHTLRQRQPGKHFSEYAARFYAAEVLLALEYLHMLGVIYRDLKPENVLVRDDGHIMLSDFDLSLRCTVSPTLIKTSSDSGPQNAFCVQPACIEPSVVCIQPACFLPGIFPKKNKKKTRQLKNEPGFVSRTLPELLAEPTQARSMSFVGTHEYLAPEIIKGEGHGSAVDWWTFGIFLHELLYGKTPFKGSGNRATLFNVVGQQLKFPDSPATSYASRDLIRGLLVKEPQNRLGVKRGATELKQHPFFEGVNWALIRCSTPPEIPRPMEMELPGKFGAVDNTAVGGGGGGVGGVGMGMMGMGTGTGTGMGSVSKRMANTETKPGGGKYLDFEFF from the exons ATGGAGAAGATCCCAGAAATGAAGTCACTCCCAGTTTACTTGTCTTCTGCCAGTCTAATAGTAGGGAATAAGGTGATTTCTGCTAGAGAACAGTTGAGTCGATCCAAGGGACGAGATGCTCAGGACTTGGATTTTCCCGTGCCCACAAGGCCATGGAAAGGAAATATATCTCTGCAAGAACAGGACGATCTGATGTTGGATGTTATCACATCGAATCATAGTGCTGATTCTGTTGATGATGGTGTTGGCTCAACTTCTTTTTCAGGGGCTAGTCATCCTCCTGAACCCGTTGACACCGATTTAATGAGACCAGTATATGTGCCTATCAGTCACAACAAGTCAGATGCAGGATCCTTGGTGAAGAGTATGTCGGCAAAGGGTCCTTTTATTGATGATCTTTTGATCCAGGTCCCTCCGAGGAAACCAAGCTCAGTTGTCCTCTCTCCTGCTGAAAGCTTGGTGGAAGAACCAAATGAGCAGAACGCAATATCTTCTCCATTTTTGGTCCCTCGTGCATCACAGAATACCGAGGCCTCTCTCCCTCCAGATACAGATGAAAAGGAATGTGTTTGGGATGCTTCATTGCCGCCAAGTCCGTTTAGTAGTATTGACAGTACTAGTGTAGCCAGATCTATGAGCATTGCTAATAGTTGTGCAAGCACGTATAGGAGTGATGGAATTACCAGCGATGGAATGCTAAGCTTTGAAAGGAATTGTGAGAGTGCAAAATACAGTATTCGAGGTGGAGACTCACTTGAAAGTGCAAAAACTAGCATGAGCCGAGCAAGTGATAGTAGTGGCCTTAGTGATGATAGTAATTGGAGCAACCTTACTGGAAGTGCTAATAAGCCACATAAAGGGAATGATCCTAGATGGAAGGCTATACTAGCCATCAGAGCTCGGGATGGAATGTTGGGTATGAGCCACTTTAGGCTACTCAAGCGACTTGGTTGTGGTGACATTGGAAGTGTGTATCTGTCTGAGCTGAGTGGGACCCGCTGTTATTTTGCTATGAAGGTAATGGACAAGGCATCACTTGCTGCTAGGAAGAAATTAACTAGAGCTCAAACGGAAAGAGAGATTCTGCAACTGCTTGATCATCCATTTTTGCCGACTTTGTATACACATTTTGAGACTGATAGGTTTTCCTGTTTGGTCATGGAGTATTGTCCAGGAGGTGACCTTCACACTTTAAGACAACGCCAGCCAGGAAAACATTTTTCTGAGTATGCAGCAAG GTTTTACGCTGCTGAAGTGTTGTTGGCTCTTGAGTACCTTCACATGCTTGGAGTTATCTACAGAGACTTAAAACCAGAAAATGTCTTAGTTCGTGATGATGGGCATATAATGCTTTCCGATTTTGACCTTTCCTTGCGTTGTACCGTATCTCCAACCCTAATAAAAACTTCATCTGATTCTGGCCCTCAAAATGCATTCTGTGTACAGCCAGCTTGTATTGAGCCTTCAGTAGTTTGCATCCAACCTGCATGTTTCCTTCCTGGAATTTTTCCTaagaagaacaagaaaaaaaccAGACAACTTAAAAATGAGCCTGGATTTGTATCCAGAACTCTTCCTGAGCTTCTTGCCGAGCCAACCCAAGCACGATCCATGTCCTTTGTGGGGACCCATGAATACTTAGCACCAGAAATTATCAAGGGAGAAGGTCACGGAAGTGCTGTTGACTGGTGGACTTTTGGGATATTCTTGCATGAACTACTCTACGGTAAGACCCCCTTTAAAGGGTCGGGAAATCGTGCCACTCTCTTCAACGTTGTGGGGCAGCAACTGAAGTTCCCAGATTCTCCAGCAACAAGCTATGCAAGTCGGGATTTGATAAGAGGATTGCTTGTGAAAGAACCACAAAACAGGCTAGGAGTGAAGAGGGGTGCCACTGAACTCAAGCAGCACCCATTCTTTGAAGGGGTTAACTGGGCTCTGATACGTTGCAGCACACCTCCAGAGATACCGAGACCAATGGAAATGGAGTTGCCAGGTAAGTTTGGGGCGGTAGATAACACAgctgttggtggtggtggtggtggtgttggtGGTGTTGGTATGGGTATGATGGGTATGGGTACGGGTACGGGTACGGGTATGGGTAGTGTCAGTAAAAGAATGGCCAACACTGAGACAAAGCCAGGCGGCGGTAaatatttggattttgaattctTTTAG